One genomic segment of Arachis duranensis cultivar V14167 chromosome 4, aradu.V14167.gnm2.J7QH, whole genome shotgun sequence includes these proteins:
- the LOC107484622 gene encoding uncharacterized protein LOC107484622: MAGKPSTKGRKVETLGKGKVTPTQIAFIVDRYLCDNNFSSTRSVFRTEASSLIANSPINEAPKTLLTLGEMLDEYISLKEQKVMLEQERVLMEQEKNRVQMLLHGMQNVMNAFNASGNLSALPAKSAVALAPSQPTYINKPQPGVPSSVQIKSHIHSLPLSSNTNSEGGNFSTSAMNVSDRKRKDTKTDAPLAAKKSRGRSTNKKVSVQGPNVPPQPDNTIDSQVVGPPTSSIRSSPENCVPSGSQAQGSNIAKCLFDQSSLPPTSNSQPPKTPTRRITSSQSGTHISPPEISSVSGCNQEATPTRCTVISTKRVMVSPAKQMAYIEMSHCISPLKTGSDKLGKRDHVRSRLDFGSDMPEGLDKQLSNEVSTSESEKELDMFDIEFPNFDALGIDFSFSEMLNDLEIPCDGIDFSCQPTSSPSIENASGSPQECNDTNALNELTTVSEVLCEKDLRILGPDCMTAVKSVTKSITVVSPEKKREQSLD, from the exons aTGGCGGGGAAGCCATCCACCAAAGGCAGAAAGGTAGAGACGCTGGGGAAAGGGAAGGTCACACCAACGCAGATCGCGTTCATCGTCGATAGGTACCTTTGCGACAACAACTTCTCGTCCACGCGTTCCGTCTTCCGAACTGAAGCTTCCTCTCTCATCGCCAATTCACCCATTAATGag gcACCGAAGACTTTGTTGACTTTAGGGGAGATGCTGGATGAGTACATAAGCTTGAAGGAGCAGAAGGTCATGTTGGAGCAGGAAAGGGTTCTCATGGAGCAAGAGAAAAACCGGGTTCAGATGCTGTTGCACGGTATGCAGAATGTCATGAACGCTTTCAATGCCAGTGGAAACCTCTCAGCTCTTCCGGCGAAATCTGCAGTTGCTCTTGCTCCTTCTCAACCAACTTATATTAACAAACCTCAGCCAG GTGTACCTTCTTCTGTGCAAATCAAATCGCATATACACTCACTGCCTCTGTCTAGCAATACAAATTCAGAGGGTGGAAACTTCTCAACATCTGCGATGAATGTATCCGACAGAAAGAGAAAGGATACTAAAACAGATGCACCTTTAGCTGCGAAAAAGTCTCGTGGTAGATCAACCAACAAGAAAGTTTCTGTCCAAG GTCCAAATGTGCCACCGCAGCCTGATAATACCATTGATTCTCAAGTAGTAGGTCCACCAACTTCTTCAATTCGTTCTTCACCAGAGAACTGTGTGCCGAGTGGATCACAGGCTCAAGGATCCAATATTGCTAAATGCTTATTCGACCAATCTTCCCTCCCTCCTACTAGTAATTCACAACCACCAAAGACACCTACTAGAAGAATAACTTCATCCCAAAGTGGTACACATATCTCACCTCCTGAAATTTCTTCAGTCTCGGGTTGCAATCAAGAGGCTACTCCTACGCGCTGCACTGTGATTTCAACCAAGAGAGTTATGGTCAGCCCTGCGAAACAGATGGCATACATAGAGATGAGCCATTGCATTTCACCTCTGAAGACAGGTTCTGACAAATTAGGAAAGAGAGATCATGTGAGAAGCAGGTTGGACTTTGGTTCTGATATGCCAGAGGGCTTGGACAAACAATTGTCGAACGAGGTTTCTACGTCTGAGTCTGAGAAGGAACTGGACATGTTTGACATTGAGTTCCCAAATTTCGATGCTTTAGGAATTGACTTCTCCTTCAGTGAAATGTTAAATGATCTAGAAATACCTTGTGATGGCATTGACTTCAGTTGCCAACCAACATCAAGCCCTTCCATTGAAAATGCTTCAGG CTCACCTCAAGAATGCAATGACACTAATGCTTTAAATGAATTAACAACTGTTTCTGAAGTCCTATGTGAGAAAGATCTGAGAATATTAG GTCCAGATTGTATGACAGCAGTGAAATCTGTCACAAAAAGCATAACAGTTGTCAGCCCTG AGAAAAAGCGGGAGCAATCTCTTGATTAG